One Brevinematales bacterium genomic region harbors:
- the thiS gene encoding sulfur carrier protein ThiS: protein MINIRINGETKAIEPMNVGELVRAQGYSYDKVALEYNMVVLPKNLWTETLIKDGDIFEIVSFVGGG from the coding sequence ATGATCAATATCCGTATTAACGGCGAGACGAAGGCGATCGAGCCGATGAATGTCGGCGAACTGGTCAGGGCGCAGGGGTATTCTTACGATAAAGTCGCGCTGGAATACAATATGGTAGTGCTGCCGAAAAATCTCTGGACGGAGACGTTGATAAAGGACGGCGATATTTTTGAAATCGTCAGCTTTGTGGGAGGCGGATAA
- a CDS encoding thiazole synthase yields MSDNLILGGKEFRSRFFVGTGKFSSSRLIPDVVRVSGTELVTVAVRRVNPDAGEENMLKFIPEGVTVMANTSGARTADEAVRIARLAREMGCGNFVKIEVIRDMKYLFPDNEETLAATKTLAAEGFAVLPYISPDPVICRKLEDAGAAAVMPLGSPIGTNRGIRTRELIEIIIENSNVPVVVDAGIGLPSHAAEAMEMGADAVLVNTAVATAEDPVIIAEAFALAIRAGRMAFLANARAPRKEASASSPLTGFLGE; encoded by the coding sequence ATGAGCGATAACCTGATACTGGGCGGGAAGGAGTTTCGTTCGAGATTTTTCGTCGGCACGGGTAAATTTTCCAGTTCGCGGCTGATTCCCGATGTCGTCCGAGTGAGCGGTACGGAACTTGTGACGGTCGCGGTGCGCCGGGTCAATCCCGATGCGGGCGAGGAGAATATGCTGAAATTTATCCCCGAGGGTGTGACCGTGATGGCGAACACGTCCGGGGCGCGCACCGCAGACGAGGCGGTACGTATCGCGCGGCTCGCCCGTGAGATGGGATGCGGGAATTTCGTGAAAATCGAGGTCATCCGCGATATGAAGTACCTGTTCCCGGACAACGAGGAGACGCTTGCCGCGACAAAGACCCTCGCCGCCGAGGGATTCGCCGTACTGCCGTACATTTCGCCCGACCCGGTGATTTGCAGGAAGCTCGAGGACGCAGGCGCGGCGGCGGTGATGCCGCTCGGTTCGCCGATCGGCACCAATCGCGGGATCAGGACGCGCGAGCTGATAGAGATCATCATCGAGAATTCGAACGTCCCTGTCGTGGTGGATGCCGGGATAGGTCTGCCGTCGCACGCGGCGGAGGCGATGGAGATGGGCGCGGACGCGGTGCTGGTGAATACCGCTGTCGCGACCGCGGAAGACCCTGTGATTATCGCGGAGGCTTTCGCGCTTGCGATTCGCGCGGGCCGGATGGCGTTTCTCGCGAACGCGCGCGCCCCGCGTAAAGAAGCGTCCGCGAGTTCGCCGTTAACGGGCTTCCTCGGGGAGTGA
- the thiH gene encoding 2-iminoacetate synthase ThiH: MNIQDMIEKWNSFDFEGYFSKVTDGDIGNALAREHSDEYDLLALLSPAADKYLEQMARKARELTVRHFGRVIQLYIPLYLANFCSNSCVYCGFSARNRFERSKLSMDEIESNAAEIARTGMKHLLILTGESRKDTPPEYIADAVRRLRKYFPSVSIEVYPMEKDEYRMLKDAGVDGLTIYQETYDRKVYSEVHPAGRKRDYAYRLDTPARGAEAGFRWVNIGALYGLADPAKEAFMSALHAKYLQNKYIDTEISLSLPRMNEAEGGYHAKYTLGDRDYVKTMLAFRIFLPRAGITLSTRERAEFRDRLLPLGITRISAGSMTTVGGYDVHSADVPQFEVSDCRSVDEVVKAIAANGYEPVFQDWVAL, from the coding sequence ATGAATATACAGGATATGATCGAAAAATGGAATTCGTTTGACTTCGAGGGATACTTCAGCAAGGTTACGGACGGGGATATCGGGAACGCGCTCGCGCGGGAGCATTCCGACGAGTACGACCTGCTCGCGCTCCTTTCACCCGCCGCGGATAAATATCTCGAACAGATGGCGCGGAAGGCGCGCGAATTGACCGTCCGGCACTTCGGGAGGGTGATTCAGCTCTATATCCCGCTCTATCTCGCGAATTTCTGCTCGAACTCGTGCGTCTACTGCGGGTTCAGCGCGCGGAACCGTTTCGAACGGTCGAAACTCTCGATGGACGAGATCGAGTCGAACGCGGCGGAGATCGCGCGGACGGGAATGAAACATCTGCTGATACTGACCGGGGAGTCCCGCAAGGATACCCCGCCGGAATATATTGCCGACGCGGTACGCCGCCTGCGGAAGTATTTCCCGTCGGTGTCGATCGAGGTTTACCCGATGGAGAAGGACGAATACCGGATGCTGAAGGACGCCGGGGTGGACGGGTTGACCATTTATCAGGAGACCTACGACAGGAAAGTTTATTCCGAGGTGCATCCTGCGGGCAGGAAGCGCGATTACGCCTACCGTTTGGATACTCCCGCGCGCGGCGCGGAAGCGGGATTCCGCTGGGTGAATATCGGCGCGCTTTACGGACTCGCCGATCCCGCGAAGGAAGCGTTCATGTCCGCCCTCCATGCGAAATACCTCCAGAATAAATACATCGATACTGAAATCAGTCTATCGTTACCCCGGATGAACGAGGCCGAGGGCGGGTATCATGCGAAATATACCCTCGGCGACCGCGATTATGTAAAAACGATGCTCGCGTTTCGGATATTTCTCCCGCGCGCGGGGATAACCCTGTCCACACGCGAACGCGCGGAGTTCCGCGACCGGTTACTCCCGCTCGGTATCACCCGGATTTCCGCGGGGTCGATGACCACTGTCGGCGGGTACGATGTTCACAGCGCGGACGTGCCGCAGTTCGAGGTTTCCGACTGCCGGAGCGTGGACGAGGTGGTGAAGGCAATAGCCGCCAACGGCTACGAGCCCGTGTTCCAGGATTGGGTCGCCCTATGA
- the thiF gene encoding sulfur carrier protein ThiS adenylyltransferase ThiF, translated as MKVGIAGAGGLGSNIAMHLVRAGVSGIVIADFDVVEESNLNRQFYFRDQIGMKKTEAVVVNLKRIDPGAEINAVDIRLDSENIAGVFADCGIVAEAFDRADCKAMLLNALGGAGKKIVAASGVAGLYTEGIRTRGFGENIKIIGDFVSDNTLKPLYSAKVGTAAAIMAGIILEWMGYADEK; from the coding sequence ATGAAGGTCGGGATTGCCGGGGCAGGCGGTCTCGGGAGCAATATCGCGATGCATCTCGTCCGCGCGGGGGTGTCCGGCATCGTGATCGCGGACTTCGACGTTGTCGAGGAAAGCAACCTGAACCGTCAGTTCTATTTCCGCGACCAGATCGGGATGAAAAAGACCGAGGCGGTCGTAGTCAACCTGAAACGCATCGATCCCGGCGCGGAGATTAACGCGGTGGATATCAGGCTGGATAGCGAAAATATCGCGGGGGTATTCGCGGACTGCGGGATAGTCGCTGAGGCGTTCGACCGCGCGGACTGCAAGGCGATGCTGCTGAATGCGCTCGGCGGCGCGGGGAAGAAGATTGTCGCCGCGTCCGGGGTTGCCGGGCTATATACAGAAGGGATACGGACGCGCGGGTTCGGGGAAAATATTAAAATTATCGGGGATTTCGTCTCGGACAACACGCTGAAACCGCTTTATTCCGCGAAAGTCGGGACGGCGGCCGCGATAATGGCCGGGATTATCCTCGAATGGATGGGATATGCCGATGAAAAATAA
- the thiE gene encoding thiamine phosphate synthase — MPMKNKILPHGVYAITAEQFSGGRKNTDAARDMAGGGAKVIQYRQKHGKSPREMLDECREIRKITRDYGVIFIVNDYIDIAILSGADGIHVGQDDLPLNEVRRLAPEMIIGVSTHSPEQAQTAMRDGADYIGVGPLYETHTKTDVIAPVGLGYLEYVAANIKMPYVAIGGIKMHNLRDVLERGAKTVAMVTEIVEAEDIAQRVREIRRIMEDYGITG; from the coding sequence ATGCCGATGAAAAATAAAATATTACCGCATGGGGTTTACGCGATCACCGCTGAGCAATTTTCCGGCGGGCGGAAAAATACCGATGCCGCGCGGGATATGGCCGGGGGCGGGGCGAAGGTAATCCAATACCGGCAGAAGCACGGGAAAAGCCCGCGCGAGATGCTCGACGAATGCCGCGAAATACGTAAAATAACCCGCGATTACGGGGTGATCTTCATTGTGAACGATTATATCGATATCGCGATACTTTCCGGGGCGGACGGGATTCATGTCGGGCAGGACGATCTTCCGCTGAACGAGGTACGCAGGCTCGCCCCGGAGATGATAATAGGGGTGTCCACCCATTCGCCGGAGCAGGCGCAAACCGCTATGCGCGACGGGGCGGATTATATCGGGGTCGGCCCGTTATACGAAACCCATACCAAGACGGACGTGATTGCGCCGGTGGGGTTGGGGTATCTCGAGTATGTCGCGGCGAATATCAAGATGCCGTATGTCGCGATAGGCGGGATCAAGATGCATAATCTGCGGGATGTGCTCGAGCGCGGGGCGAAAACAGTCGCGATGGTGACCGAAATTGTCGAGGCGGAGGATATCGCGCAACGGGTACGCGAGATCAGGCGGATAATGGAAGATTACGGGATTACTGGGTGA
- the queA gene encoding tRNA preQ1(34) S-adenosylmethionine ribosyltransferase-isomerase QueA: MNLPVRLSDLDYPLPEDLIAEKPVSRRDSSRLMILDRASREIRHQSFTSILDILRPDDCLIFNNTRVIKARLFGTRETGGKTEALLVERAGDRVWKILLRNARKHPAGTVLHFGEIRAVVGSRDVDGDFLLEFERELTPDDIDRMGVMPVPPYIVHKRKTMHLPAQFPEDDEWYQSLFAKMPGSVAAPTASLHFSKQLIDNIEEKGLAFGYVTLHVGPGTFKPMDTEAGEFKIHREWVEVPRETIELIRATRKRGGRVIAVGTTVARSLETMASHGWEPYAGYTGLMISPPYEFQAMDALVTNFHMPRSTLLLLVYAFAGMDFTKEAYRQAIERRYRFYSYGDAMFIV; the protein is encoded by the coding sequence ATGAATCTACCCGTCCGCTTATCCGACCTCGATTACCCGTTACCCGAAGACCTGATCGCCGAGAAACCGGTATCCCGAAGGGATTCCTCCCGCCTGATGATTCTCGACCGCGCGTCACGGGAAATACGCCATCAATCGTTCACGTCGATACTCGATATCCTTCGCCCGGACGACTGCCTGATATTCAACAATACCCGCGTTATAAAAGCCCGCCTCTTCGGAACCCGCGAGACCGGCGGAAAGACCGAGGCGCTGCTGGTCGAACGCGCGGGAGACCGTGTCTGGAAGATACTCCTGCGCAACGCGCGCAAGCACCCGGCGGGAACAGTCCTGCATTTCGGGGAAATCCGCGCCGTAGTCGGGAGCCGCGACGTAGACGGGGATTTTCTGCTGGAGTTCGAACGCGAACTGACGCCGGACGATATCGACCGCATGGGCGTCATGCCTGTTCCGCCGTACATCGTGCATAAGCGGAAGACAATGCATCTTCCCGCGCAATTTCCCGAGGACGACGAATGGTACCAGTCGCTGTTCGCGAAAATGCCCGGTTCTGTCGCCGCGCCAACCGCATCGCTTCACTTCTCGAAGCAACTGATCGATAATATAGAAGAAAAAGGCCTCGCGTTCGGGTATGTCACCCTGCATGTTGGGCCGGGCACGTTTAAACCGATGGATACCGAGGCCGGCGAGTTTAAAATCCACCGGGAATGGGTGGAAGTGCCGAGGGAGACTATCGAACTGATACGCGCGACGCGTAAAAGGGGCGGACGGGTTATCGCGGTCGGCACCACAGTCGCCCGTTCTCTCGAGACGATGGCGTCGCACGGGTGGGAACCCTACGCCGGGTACACCGGATTGATGATTTCGCCGCCCTATGAGTTCCAGGCGATGGACGCGCTGGTAACGAATTTCCATATGCCGCGTTCGACTTTGCTCCTTCTGGTCTACGCGTTCGCGGGGATGGACTTCACGAAGGAAGCGTATCGTCAGGCGATAGAACGGCGTTACAGGTTTTACAGTTACGGGGACGCGATGTTCATCGTTTAA
- a CDS encoding MBL fold metallo-hydrolase: MKIVRIGMGPFDVNCYVVIDPDAKEAMVIDPGVNSLEIMSVIRGMSLKYIVNTHGHFDHLGGNTFLKNGTGAELVIHEKDSHMLTDPAANMSTMFVDPVISVPADIVIHEEGTVLEIGTYVFKVMHVPGHTEGSIALYNEAKKVLFSGDLIFNGSVGRTDFPGGSAKKLENSLKKILKLPHDITIYPGHEEPFKLSDVETYATHLFESLDV; encoded by the coding sequence GTGAAAATAGTCCGTATAGGTATGGGTCCGTTCGACGTAAACTGCTATGTCGTCATCGACCCGGACGCGAAAGAAGCTATGGTGATTGATCCGGGGGTTAATTCTTTAGAGATCATGTCGGTTATCCGGGGGATGAGCCTTAAATATATCGTGAACACCCACGGCCATTTCGACCACCTCGGCGGCAACACCTTCCTGAAGAACGGCACAGGCGCTGAACTGGTGATCCATGAGAAGGACTCCCATATGCTGACCGACCCCGCGGCGAATATGTCCACTATGTTTGTCGACCCGGTCATATCCGTACCGGCCGATATCGTTATCCACGAGGAAGGCACTGTGCTGGAGATCGGAACCTACGTATTCAAGGTCATGCATGTCCCCGGGCATACCGAAGGCAGTATCGCGCTCTACAACGAGGCGAAAAAGGTTCTTTTTTCGGGGGATTTAATTTTTAACGGCTCGGTCGGCAGGACTGATTTCCCCGGCGGAAGCGCTAAAAAACTGGAAAATTCGCTGAAAAAAATACTGAAACTCCCTCACGATATCACGATTTACCCCGGCCATGAGGAGCCGTTCAAGCTCTCCGATGTGGAAACCTACGCGACTCATCTTTTCGAAAGCCTCGATGTTTAA
- a CDS encoding TetR/AcrR family transcriptional regulator, translated as MASDNKRELILQAAIDILNHQNYQNMTTSEIARKAGIAEGTIYRYFENKRDLFIEVLQYISKRMAEFFIDGVSPDADLKSNLRVLGDNFYIRHSEASGLYKILYKAFSEVEDEDIKEALGSIYLKSGGIIKGILQQSLGISKIEIPEHRLDTLIFLLWGIGDMMWKRTIVTGEKTLSKTEMDGLVELVYELITGKL; from the coding sequence ATGGCATCCGATAATAAACGTGAACTGATTCTCCAGGCTGCGATCGATATTCTCAATCACCAGAATTACCAGAATATGACCACCTCCGAGATCGCGCGAAAGGCGGGTATCGCCGAGGGCACGATCTACCGTTATTTCGAGAATAAACGGGATTTATTTATCGAGGTTCTCCAGTATATCAGTAAACGGATGGCGGAGTTTTTTATCGATGGAGTGTCCCCCGACGCCGACCTGAAATCCAACCTCCGTGTACTGGGGGATAATTTCTATATCCGTCATTCCGAGGCGAGCGGGCTGTATAAAATCCTCTATAAAGCGTTCTCCGAGGTGGAGGACGAAGATATCAAAGAGGCGCTCGGCAGTATCTACCTGAAAAGCGGAGGGATTATTAAGGGAATCCTCCAGCAGAGCCTGGGTATCAGTAAAATAGAGATACCGGAACACCGCCTCGATACGCTGATTTTTCTGCTATGGGGCATCGGGGATATGATGTGGAAGCGGACGATTGTCACCGGAGAAAAAACCCTCTCTAAAACGGAAATGGACGGCTTGGTTGAGTTGGTATACGAGTTAATTACAGGAAAGTTATAA
- a CDS encoding recombinase RecJ, with product MINELIDFLRRSPKFYIQTHDFPDADAVASAFALRNLFLQRGFIPVIVYAGEIQTPTLMSMIERLQIPLVCANEIEIFEHDYIVIVDGCKGNKNVTDLPGDEIAVIDHHLVSNPESVKFTDIRPHYGSCSTIIASYYHELDEIIPRDIATALYIGLEVDTALLTRKVSPDDVEVFGRLFELTDHQLANTILRNHIQTEDLRFYKYAIDHIQIKDRIGFCYFPQGCNQNLLGILGDFFLALREVNFMILCARNGEFVNVSIRSEVPEWNASRVIRQALEGIGNGGGHAEMAGGLIRNAESFKPDEFYAKIESILCEEELCFESLHRR from the coding sequence ATGATAAATGAATTGATCGACTTTCTCCGGCGTTCGCCGAAGTTTTATATCCAAACGCATGATTTTCCCGACGCGGACGCGGTCGCTTCGGCGTTCGCCCTGCGCAATCTATTCCTCCAGCGCGGATTTATCCCGGTTATCGTCTATGCCGGGGAAATTCAGACGCCTACCCTGATGTCGATGATCGAGCGTCTTCAAATTCCGTTGGTATGCGCCAACGAGATAGAAATCTTCGAGCATGACTATATCGTCATCGTTGATGGATGTAAGGGGAATAAAAATGTCACCGACCTGCCGGGAGACGAGATCGCGGTAATCGACCACCACCTCGTATCCAACCCCGAATCGGTGAAATTTACCGATATCCGTCCGCACTACGGCTCGTGTTCGACCATCATTGCATCGTACTATCACGAGCTGGACGAGATTATCCCACGGGATATCGCCACCGCCCTTTATATCGGCCTCGAGGTGGATACCGCGCTCCTGACCCGTAAAGTATCTCCCGACGATGTCGAGGTATTCGGGCGGCTGTTCGAGCTTACCGACCACCAGCTCGCAAACACTATTCTCCGCAACCATATCCAGACCGAGGACCTTCGTTTCTACAAGTACGCGATCGACCATATTCAGATAAAAGACCGCATCGGCTTCTGTTATTTCCCGCAGGGGTGCAACCAGAACCTGCTGGGGATACTCGGCGATTTCTTTCTCGCGCTTCGCGAAGTGAATTTTATGATACTGTGCGCGCGAAACGGGGAATTCGTGAATGTTTCCATCAGGAGCGAGGTGCCCGAGTGGAACGCGTCACGGGTGATCCGTCAGGCGCTCGAGGGTATCGGTAACGGCGGAGGGCATGCCGAGATGGCGGGCGGATTGATCCGTAACGCGGAATCGTTTAAGCCGGACGAGTTTTACGCAAAGATAGAATCGATTCTCTGCGAAGAAGAACTTTGTTTCGAGAGCCTGCATAGGCGGTAG